The proteins below come from a single Serpentinimonas raichei genomic window:
- a CDS encoding quinone-dependent dihydroorotate dehydrogenase, which translates to MSLLPYALLRPFLFRLDAEAAHELTLAQLERIQHTPLLALAAQPRIDDPLTLAGLRFPNRVGLAAGLDKNARCIDAWGALGFGFVEVGTVTPLAQAGNPKPRIFRLPQSRALINRLGFNNEGLAAFVANVRRSRLRAQRPTTPDSAAPALVLGLNIGKNAATPIERASDDYLAALEAVYPHADYVAVNISSPNTQNLRALQSDAALEQLLAALAERRAELSAASGVYRPLFIKIAPDLEAEQIEAIAAALLRHGMDGVIATNTTLGRSAVQGQPHADEAGGLSGAPLLQASNAVVRALRQRLGPDFPIIGVGGVQSGADAQSKLQAGADLVQLYTGLIYRGPALVPEVARALASLQRPAPAR; encoded by the coding sequence ATGTCCTTGCTGCCCTACGCGCTGCTGCGCCCCTTTTTGTTCCGCCTCGACGCCGAAGCCGCGCACGAGCTCACGCTGGCGCAGTTGGAGCGCATCCAGCACACGCCGCTGCTGGCGCTGGCGGCGCAGCCGCGCATCGACGACCCGCTCACGCTGGCCGGGCTGCGCTTTCCCAACCGCGTCGGGCTGGCGGCCGGGCTGGACAAAAACGCGCGCTGCATCGACGCCTGGGGCGCGCTCGGTTTTGGCTTCGTCGAAGTCGGCACCGTGACCCCGCTGGCGCAAGCCGGCAACCCCAAGCCGCGCATCTTTCGCCTGCCCCAGAGCCGGGCGCTGATCAACCGGCTCGGCTTCAACAACGAGGGGCTGGCGGCCTTCGTGGCCAACGTGCGGCGCAGCCGCCTGCGCGCCCAGCGCCCCACCACCCCCGACAGCGCAGCGCCCGCGCTGGTGCTGGGCCTAAACATCGGCAAAAACGCCGCCACCCCGATCGAGCGCGCCAGCGACGACTACCTCGCGGCGTTGGAGGCCGTTTACCCCCATGCCGACTACGTGGCGGTGAATATCTCCAGCCCCAACACGCAAAACCTGCGCGCCCTGCAAAGCGACGCCGCGCTGGAGCAGTTGCTGGCCGCGCTGGCCGAGCGCCGCGCCGAACTGAGCGCCGCCAGCGGCGTGTACCGGCCGCTGTTCATCAAGATCGCGCCCGACCTGGAGGCCGAGCAAATCGAGGCCATCGCCGCCGCCTTGCTGCGCCACGGCATGGACGGCGTGATCGCCACCAACACCACCCTGGGCCGCAGCGCCGTGCAAGGCCAGCCACACGCCGACGAGGCCGGCGGGCTATCGGGCGCGCCGCTGCTGCAAGCCAGCAACGCCGTGGTGCGCGCGCTGCGCCAGCGCCTGGGGCCAGATTTCCCGATCATCGGCGTGGGCGGCGTGCAAAGCGGGGCCGACGCGCAGAGCAAGCTCCAAGCCGGGGCCGACTTGGTGCAACTCTACACCGGCCTGATCTACCGCGGCCCGGCGCTGGTGCCCGAAGTGGCGCGCGCCTTGGCCAGCCTGCAACGCCCGGCGCCGGCTCGCTGA
- the rpiA gene encoding ribose-5-phosphate isomerase RpiA: MNQDQLKTLVAQAALQYIEPGQIVGVGTGSTVNKFIDALATVKQRIRGAVSSSEASSERLRAHGIAVLDANAVESLALYVDGADEIDPHGCMIKGGGAALTREKIVAALAERFICIADESKYVPVLGRFALPVEVIPMAAQQIARRFAAHGGVATLRLQGGQPLRTDNGQHILDVTGLCIDEPLAFESEVNNWPGVVCVGVFAHQKASVCLLGTAEGVRTLRF; this comes from the coding sequence ATGAACCAGGATCAACTCAAAACCCTCGTCGCTCAGGCGGCGCTGCAATACATCGAGCCGGGCCAGATCGTCGGCGTGGGCACCGGCTCGACGGTGAATAAGTTCATCGACGCGCTGGCCACGGTGAAGCAGCGCATACGGGGGGCCGTCTCCAGCTCCGAGGCCTCATCGGAGCGCCTGCGTGCGCACGGCATCGCGGTGCTGGACGCAAACGCGGTTGAGTCGCTGGCGCTTTATGTGGATGGGGCCGATGAGATCGATCCGCACGGCTGCATGATCAAGGGCGGCGGCGCGGCGCTGACGCGCGAAAAGATCGTGGCCGCGCTGGCCGAGCGCTTCATCTGCATCGCCGACGAGAGCAAGTACGTGCCGGTGCTGGGCCGCTTTGCGCTGCCGGTGGAGGTGATCCCGATGGCGGCGCAGCAGATCGCGCGTCGCTTTGCCGCACACGGCGGCGTGGCCACGCTGCGGCTGCAAGGCGGCCAGCCCTTGCGCACCGACAACGGCCAGCACATCTTGGACGTGACCGGGCTGTGCATCGACGAGCCGCTGGCCTTCGAGAGCGAGGTCAACAACTGGCCGGGCGTGGTCTGCGTGGGCGTGTTCGCGCACCAAAAGGCCAGCGTCTGCCTGCTGGGCACGGCCGAGGGGGTTCGGACGCTGCGGTTTTGA
- a CDS encoding methyl-accepting chemotaxis protein produces the protein MNTPVSAAPLPSLGRKLVFIIVVLFSTLALTSVASWVTLSHLGNHSERLAQRHMPQVQRIADAQVLMFRISLEARQALLVSDAAAKQQALDRIAVFRDEKLALLQQFEAAIDTEREREIFAQIRSADDDFWRLAQQVTANIRAGDNAGALALLQSDLVPARDRMLQSMAQQRQLQQEKVDGAMLSTERITFNTKLALAILTALVFLIAAHHARSFMQTMRSSFARAQRVAHRIANARSTETDPPNRGDEFASLFATIADMERRLNEVVSRVRQASNQVLSAAAALDQSSADLRTVTDQQAGAIESSAEHARSMTGAIESSARNADNVSRLAGKASEIASQGGQAVTEVVQEMQRIDEASRRISEIVSVIDGIAFQTNILALNAAVEAARAGEAGRGFAVVAGEVRSLAQRSTQAAREVKQLIETSTQRVQTGSTAAQNAGQTMQRVVESVDELSRLMGSIAQATVQQRASAQELDRAVGSLHESARSSATVVQHSQETAARLRDQAHDLDETMGAFHTEGAADLRRV, from the coding sequence ATGAACACACCCGTTTCAGCTGCCCCTTTGCCCTCCCTTGGCCGCAAATTGGTTTTCATCATCGTGGTTTTGTTTTCCACGTTGGCGCTCACCTCTGTGGCCAGTTGGGTCACCTTGAGCCACCTCGGCAACCATTCCGAGCGCTTGGCGCAGCGCCACATGCCCCAGGTGCAGCGGATTGCCGACGCCCAGGTGCTGATGTTTCGCATCTCACTCGAAGCACGCCAAGCCCTGCTGGTCAGCGATGCCGCCGCCAAGCAACAAGCGCTGGATCGCATCGCGGTGTTCAGGGACGAAAAACTCGCACTGCTGCAGCAGTTTGAAGCCGCCATCGACACCGAGCGCGAGCGCGAGATTTTTGCCCAAATCCGCTCTGCGGATGATGATTTTTGGCGGCTGGCGCAGCAGGTGACAGCCAACATCCGGGCCGGCGACAATGCCGGCGCTCTGGCGCTGCTGCAGTCCGATCTGGTGCCGGCGCGCGACCGGATGCTGCAAAGCATGGCCCAGCAGCGCCAGTTGCAGCAGGAAAAGGTTGATGGCGCCATGCTAAGCACCGAGCGCATCACGTTCAACACCAAGTTGGCCTTGGCCATCCTCACCGCGCTGGTGTTCCTGATTGCCGCCCACCATGCGCGCTCCTTCATGCAGACCATGCGCTCCTCTTTTGCCCGCGCGCAGCGGGTCGCACACCGCATCGCCAACGCCCGCTCCACCGAAACCGATCCCCCCAACCGGGGCGACGAATTTGCCTCGCTGTTTGCCACCATTGCAGACATGGAGCGGCGCCTCAACGAAGTCGTCTCCAGAGTGCGCCAAGCCTCCAACCAGGTGCTGAGCGCAGCGGCGGCGCTGGACCAATCCAGCGCCGATCTGCGCACCGTCACCGACCAGCAAGCCGGCGCTATCGAGTCCAGCGCCGAGCACGCGCGCAGCATGACCGGCGCCATCGAATCGAGCGCCCGCAACGCCGACAACGTCAGCCGCCTGGCCGGCAAGGCCTCCGAGATCGCCTCGCAAGGCGGGCAAGCCGTGACCGAGGTGGTGCAAGAAATGCAGCGCATCGACGAGGCTTCGCGCCGCATTTCCGAGATCGTCAGCGTGATCGACGGCATCGCCTTCCAGACCAACATCCTAGCCCTCAACGCCGCCGTGGAAGCGGCCCGTGCCGGGGAGGCCGGGCGCGGCTTTGCCGTGGTGGCCGGCGAGGTGCGCTCGCTGGCGCAGCGCAGCACGCAGGCGGCGCGCGAAGTCAAGCAACTCATCGAAACCTCGACCCAGCGCGTGCAAACCGGATCAACAGCCGCACAAAACGCCGGCCAGACCATGCAGCGGGTGGTGGAGTCGGTCGATGAGCTCTCGCGCCTGATGGGCTCCATTGCCCAAGCCACGGTGCAGCAGCGCGCCAGCGCACAGGAACTGGACCGCGCTGTGGGTTCGCTGCACGAATCGGCGCGCAGCAGCGCCACCGTGGTGCAGCACTCACAAGAAACGGCTGCCCGGCTGCGCGATCAGGCGCATGATTTGGATGAGACCATGGGGGCCTTTCACACCGAGGGCGCTGCGGACTTGCGGCGCGTGTAA
- a CDS encoding M3 family metallopeptidase yields MPASPCTTPTTPTTAPDAATNPLLDGSALPRFDAIRPEHVQPAIEQLLQQAQAALEQVTAPGFVADWQGIAAVLDVATERLGRAWSAVSHLNAVADTPELRAAYNAMLAPVTAFWTGLGSDERLYALYKALDPARLTPEQAQARQHALRDFVLGGAELQGADKARFAAIQEQLAELQQKFSENLLDATDTWQYLASAEELDGVPPDVLAATRAAAEAAGHTERHLLTLKLPCYLPLMQFARQRELRQRLYRAYATRASELGDSGEAPDAAAHPARFDNSALISQILALRHEEAQLLGYPHYAAVSLAPKMADSAEQVIAFLRQLAARARPWGQRDLADLRAFAAEQLDLPDPQAWDWTYIGEQLRQARYAYSEQEVKPYFTAPKVLEGLFGLIETLFEVRILPDRAPTWHPGVQFFRIERPAAASAAPTLIGQFYLDPGARSGKRGGAWMDDARARWRRPDGTGLQTPLAHLVCNFAEGVNGQPPLLTHDDAITLFHEFGHGLHHLLTQVEERDVAGISGVEWDAVELPSQFMENFCWEWEVLRHLSAHVDTGAALPRELFDKMLAAKNFQSGLQTLRQVEFALFDLLLHSGGAPKNADGSDDYMALLAQVRAEVAVLEPPPYHRMPHSFSHVFAGGYAAGYYSYKWAEVLSADAYAAFEEAAASQNGQHGQSGNVLDRATGRRLRQTILEVGGSRPALESFKAFRGREPRLDALLRHQGMADADALTDTAAPASA; encoded by the coding sequence ATGCCTGCCAGCCCCTGCACCACCCCGACCACGCCCACAACCGCCCCCGACGCGGCCACCAACCCGCTGCTGGACGGCAGCGCGCTGCCGCGCTTCGATGCCATCCGGCCCGAGCACGTGCAGCCGGCGATCGAGCAGTTGCTGCAACAGGCCCAGGCCGCGCTGGAGCAAGTCACGGCGCCCGGCTTTGTAGCCGACTGGCAGGGCATAGCCGCCGTGCTCGACGTGGCCACCGAGCGCTTGGGCCGCGCCTGGAGCGCCGTGAGCCACCTCAACGCCGTGGCCGACACGCCCGAGCTGCGCGCCGCCTACAACGCCATGCTGGCCCCCGTGACCGCTTTCTGGACCGGCTTGGGCAGCGACGAGCGCCTGTACGCGCTCTACAAAGCGCTCGACCCCGCCCGCCTGACGCCCGAGCAGGCCCAAGCGCGCCAGCACGCCCTGCGTGACTTCGTGCTCGGCGGAGCCGAACTGCAAGGCGCGGACAAGGCGCGTTTTGCCGCCATCCAAGAACAACTGGCCGAGTTGCAGCAAAAGTTCAGCGAAAACCTGCTCGACGCCACCGACACCTGGCAGTACCTGGCCAGCGCCGAGGAGCTCGACGGCGTACCGCCCGATGTGCTGGCCGCCACCCGCGCCGCTGCCGAGGCCGCAGGCCACACCGAGCGCCACCTGCTCACGCTCAAACTGCCCTGCTACCTGCCGCTGATGCAGTTTGCGCGCCAGCGCGAGCTGCGCCAGCGCCTCTACCGCGCCTACGCCACCCGCGCCAGCGAGCTGGGCGACTCTGGCGAGGCCCCCGACGCCGCCGCCCACCCGGCGCGCTTCGACAACAGCGCCCTGATCAGCCAGATTCTTGCGCTGCGCCACGAGGAAGCGCAACTGCTGGGCTACCCGCACTACGCCGCCGTCTCGCTGGCGCCCAAAATGGCCGACAGCGCCGAGCAAGTGATCGCCTTCTTGCGCCAACTGGCGGCGCGCGCCCGCCCTTGGGGCCAGCGCGACCTGGCCGACCTGCGCGCCTTTGCCGCCGAGCAGCTCGATCTGCCCGACCCCCAAGCCTGGGACTGGACCTACATCGGCGAACAACTGCGCCAGGCGCGCTACGCCTACAGCGAGCAGGAAGTCAAACCCTATTTCACCGCGCCCAAGGTGCTCGAAGGGCTGTTTGGCCTGATCGAAACCCTGTTCGAGGTGCGCATACTGCCCGACCGGGCCCCCACCTGGCACCCCGGGGTGCAGTTCTTTCGCATCGAACGCCCGGCGGCCGCCAGCGCCGCCCCCACCCTGATCGGCCAGTTCTACCTCGACCCCGGCGCACGCAGCGGCAAGCGCGGCGGCGCTTGGATGGACGACGCCCGCGCGCGCTGGCGCCGCCCCGATGGCACCGGCCTGCAAACCCCGCTGGCGCACCTGGTGTGCAACTTCGCCGAAGGCGTCAACGGCCAGCCGCCGCTGCTCACGCACGACGATGCGATCACCCTGTTCCACGAATTCGGCCACGGCCTGCACCACCTGCTGACCCAAGTCGAAGAGCGCGACGTGGCCGGCATCAGCGGCGTCGAATGGGACGCCGTCGAGCTGCCGAGCCAGTTCATGGAAAACTTCTGCTGGGAGTGGGAGGTGCTGCGCCACTTGAGCGCGCATGTCGATACCGGTGCGGCGTTGCCGCGCGAGCTGTTCGACAAGATGCTGGCCGCCAAAAACTTCCAGAGCGGCCTGCAAACGCTGCGCCAAGTCGAGTTCGCCCTGTTCGACCTGCTGCTGCACAGCGGCGGCGCGCCCAAAAATGCCGACGGCAGCGACGACTACATGGCCTTGCTGGCGCAGGTGCGCGCCGAAGTCGCCGTGCTCGAACCCCCGCCCTACCACCGCATGCCGCACAGCTTCAGCCACGTGTTTGCGGGCGGCTACGCAGCCGGCTACTACAGCTACAAGTGGGCCGAGGTGCTCAGCGCCGACGCCTACGCTGCCTTCGAAGAAGCCGCTGCCAGCCAAAACGGCCAGCACGGCCAGAGCGGCAACGTGCTTGACCGCGCCACCGGCCGCCGCCTGCGCCAGACCATTCTCGAAGTGGGCGGCAGCCGCCCGGCGCTGGAGTCCTTCAAGGCCTTCAGGGGCCGCGAGCCGCGCCTCGACGCGCTGCTGCGCCACCAAGGCATGGCGGATGCGGATGCGCTCACAGACACGGCTGCGCCAGCTTCAGCCTGA
- a CDS encoding YhbY family RNA-binding protein, with translation MPQIELTPAARKIHRADAHHLEPVVQIGHEGLTPAVTLEVEAALKAHGLIKVRVFNDDRHQRDAYLHTLAAELNAAPIQHIGKLLVLWRPLPPKEKAAAPDEERKPGPRDYKVLKYSKKGGQRPEVKTVRVLGNQRLTPGGLVKRSRPTGPVSVKKASQAR, from the coding sequence ATGCCTCAAATCGAACTCACCCCCGCCGCCCGAAAAATACACCGCGCCGACGCGCACCACCTCGAACCGGTGGTGCAAATCGGCCACGAGGGCCTCACCCCGGCCGTCACGCTAGAAGTCGAGGCCGCCCTGAAAGCGCACGGCCTGATCAAGGTGCGCGTGTTCAACGACGACCGCCACCAGCGCGATGCCTACCTGCACACGCTGGCGGCCGAGCTCAACGCCGCCCCGATCCAGCACATCGGCAAGCTGCTGGTGCTCTGGCGCCCGCTGCCGCCCAAAGAAAAAGCCGCCGCCCCGGACGAAGAGCGCAAACCCGGCCCACGCGACTACAAGGTGCTCAAATACAGCAAAAAAGGCGGCCAGCGCCCGGAAGTGAAAACCGTGCGCGTGCTGGGCAACCAGCGCCTCACGCCGGGCGGCTTGGTCAAGCGCTCGCGCCCAACCGGGCCCGTGAGCGTGAAAAAAGCCAGCCAGGCGCGCTGA
- a CDS encoding RlmE family RNA methyltransferase: MKVKTQSKKVNKAWLNQHANDPWVKLAQKEGYRARAAFKLQEIDQTLHLVRPGQCIVDLGCAPGAWCQYLRRRLAPDGAAAGALKGRIIGIDLLPMEPIEGVQFIQGDFGDAQLLAQLQQALAQPMPAVGGAESAEAAPTRAAEAALRPVDLVLSDMAPNLSGIEGVDAARITHLVELALDFARSQLKPEGALVAKVFHGSGYQEQVQAFRAAFRQVKAIKPKASRDKSSETFLIGLGLKA; encoded by the coding sequence ATGAAGGTCAAAACACAAAGCAAGAAGGTCAATAAGGCGTGGCTGAACCAGCACGCCAACGATCCGTGGGTCAAACTGGCCCAAAAGGAAGGCTACCGCGCGCGCGCCGCCTTCAAACTACAGGAAATTGATCAGACTCTGCACCTGGTGCGTCCCGGCCAGTGCATCGTCGATCTGGGTTGCGCGCCGGGGGCCTGGTGCCAGTATCTGCGTCGCCGGCTGGCCCCAGACGGGGCGGCGGCGGGGGCGCTCAAGGGCCGCATCATTGGCATCGACCTGCTGCCCATGGAGCCCATCGAGGGGGTGCAGTTCATTCAGGGCGATTTTGGCGACGCGCAGCTGCTGGCGCAGTTGCAGCAGGCGCTGGCCCAGCCGATGCCCGCCGTGGGTGGCGCCGAGTCGGCTGAGGCTGCGCCCACCCGCGCAGCTGAAGCCGCGCTGCGCCCGGTCGATCTGGTGCTGTCCGACATGGCGCCCAACCTGTCGGGCATCGAGGGGGTGGATGCGGCGCGCATCACGCACCTGGTGGAGTTGGCGCTCGATTTTGCCCGCAGCCAACTCAAGCCCGAGGGGGCGCTGGTGGCCAAGGTCTTTCATGGCAGCGGCTACCAGGAGCAGGTGCAGGCGTTTCGGGCTGCGTTTAGGCAGGTCAAGGCGATCAAGCCCAAGGCCTCGCGCGACAAATCTTCTGAAACCTTTTTGATCGGCCTCGGTCTGAAAGCATGA